The Thalassolituus oleivorans MIL-1 genome includes the window TCCGCAACGGTTGCGGTACGATTGTCGCGAGTTAATTCCAGTGCGCTGGATAATGCATTCCACTGGCGACGGCTGAGATTTTTTAATTTCTTTGGTTTAAGCTTTTTCTCTAGCGCTTGATTTGCTGGGGTCTTCTTAAACGGATGGGCGCCACTGAATAATTCGTAGGCAACGCAACCTAATGCGTATACGTCGTCTGACTCTGATGGTTCTGCACCACGCAGCATTTCATTACTGGCATATGCTGGTGTTAGAGCACCGAGAGTGCCTGCATCGAAAATGGTTTTTTCACCAGCGGTATGCGCCGCGCTGCCTTCGGACACCGCACGCGCGATGCCGAAATCAAATACTTTAGTGCCTTTTTTCTTGGTAACGAAGATGTTGCCGGGTTTGAAGTCGGAGTGAATAATATTGTGCGAATGCGCGTAAATAAGGGCGTTCGAAATATCTTTAAGAATCGAATTAGCTTCCTCTTGCTCCATTCCATGCGGGAGCTGGCGCAGTAATTCATCCAGTGGAAAACCTTCAAGGAATTCCATGGTCATGAATACGGTATTTTTATCGCGGTCGAAATCGTAAACCGTCACGATGTTCGGGTGGGCAAGGGTTTGCGACTTGCGCGATTCACGTTGCAGCGAAATAAAGGCGTCGGGGTGCTGGCGGAATTCGTCGTTTAATAGTTTTACCGCCACATAAGGATCAGAGTCGCTAGCCTCGACTTTACGTCGGTCTAGGGCTTTGTATACCGCCCCCATGCCACCGGCACCAAGCAAGGATACTAATTCAAACCGTCCTTTAATAACTTGGCGACCCATAGGTGAAATAGAGGACGAAGGATCAAATTCTGGCGGCGTAGGATTGTTGCCGGCGGCGCTTGCGGACGTTGGTCGAGACGTTATAACTGTTGAGTCATCATTGGGGTTTGGAGAAGAGGATGATACGCGAGAGCCGACGTAAACCGTGGCGTCGTCGCCAGTTCCACTTGTTGTTTTGGCTGTTCCTTGCGCGGGATTAACGTTTTGTTTATTCCCTGCATTTCCGTCTTTATCAGAAACATTCCCAGTACTTTTGCTCGTTTTGTGTGTAGATACCAAACGAGTCTTGTCGTCCCTATTGTCGGTCATATCGCGCCCATTAAATCGATGACAGTCTAAATATTTTGCTTCCCTTACATGCCAAGATCCTTACTTGGCACACGTCCCTTAATCACTTGAACTGAGGGCATGGCGCAGATACTATAGGAGACGCACTCATGGCTCAAGATGGTTACCCATATACTCGTCTAATTAAAGACGCTCACGAAAGCCTATTTTTTTGCTTATCGTGCTGATCGGGCCAGTTAAAACTTACTAAAAAGCCGACGCTAGCGACTGCCTAAACGGGATTTTGATGGTGGATAAATGGATTTAATTTTGACAGTGGTTAAATGTCCATCACATGCGAACATGCTCAACCACACCAAAGTGTTTCGGGGTGTTGGCGGTCGTATTGGTCGTGCCGACTCTAACGATTGGGTGTTGCCGGATACTGATCGGATTCTATCGTCTCAGCATGCTGAAATTAGCTTTACCGCTGGGCAGTTTTTCGTTGTTGATCACAGTACTAATGGTACGTTTATCAATGAAAGCCAAGTTCCTCTTGGGGCTGGCAACAATCATCCTTTGGCCAATGGCGACATTATTAATTGTGGTGAGTATCACTTAAAGGTCACGCTAAAAGCTCCTCCGGCAGCTCCGGGTATTCCAAAAGATTTAGGCGCGGTCGATTTTTTAGACTCGGGTGATAAAACCACATTTAATCCGGCCACTGCAGCAAAGCAGCAAGTGGCCAATGATGCGAAAGACTTAGATCGTTGGCTTGATCCTGCGGCAGCCGTTCCTAAGCCGTCGTTTGAAAGCGATACGTGGGGCTCGGCTGCATCAAGTGCACCTGCCTCTAAAGCCGCAGATGATCCATGGGGTGCTGCTGTATCGCCTACGGCAAACGCCTCAATTTTGAACGATGCTAGCAATGTTGATCCGCTTGCCGCGTTAGATAATTCACAGTCGTTTGGCTCGCCGAAAGCGCCGAGCTGGGATGATAATGATGACTGGTGGAAATCCGGCAGCGAGGCTGATAATTCGCCTGTTGATCAACAGCAAATTCGTATCCCTTCGCCCGCTGCGCCCACGCCTCCTCCGTTGCAGCAAGCTGCATCTAGTCAGCCGTCGCCTGCGTTTGCAATGCCACAGCAGTCAACCCCTGCTTTTGGCGATAATCCCTTTGCGGCATCCAGTGCTGGCATACAACACGAAGATATTGATAGCCTACTAGGAATTTCTTCTCCTGCAGCATCGCAGCCAGTGCCGCCGCCTCCACCGGTTGCGCCTGTGATGCCGTCAGCTCCGTCGCAACCGCAAGCTGCGGAAGCGCCATCTTATAATGCAAACGAGTTACAGCAGCTGGCGACATTGTTAGGAATCGACAATATTCAACCGGCACAGCTGCAGACTCTTATTCCTGAGATGTCGAGCATTATTAATGAAACGGTTACTCGCCTAATTGATTTATTGCGTGCTAGAACAGCCATTAAAAATGAGTTGCGTGTCCAGCACACCATGATTCAAATGACGGATAATAATCCGTTGAAATTTTCAGCAACAGCGACCGATGCACTGAAAGTGATGTTTAGCAAAGATCGTTCTGCTTTTATGCGTCCGACTGAAGCTATTCAAGATAGCTTTGATGATTTATCCGACCACCAAGTGGCGGTGTTAACGGGTATGAATACCGCCTATACCGCCATGTTGAATCACTTTAATCCGGAAAGTTTAAAGCGCTATATTAACGTGGGTGATTCATTGCTAGGCAATAAAAATGCTAAAAATTGGTCTGCGTTCGAGCAGTACTATAAATCATTGAAAAGTGATCGCGAGACAACCTATAACAAGTTATTTGGTGAAGAGTTTGCTCGTAGCTATGAAAAGCAATTAGCTGAATTGAAAAACGCACGAGCATTAAAGCGCCGCTCGTAAAGTCTGAGTGATACGGATAGGGAGTTAAAGGGAAACACATGATGTTTAAATCGCTGTTTTATTGTGCATCAATTGCCGTATTGGCTGTGACGCTAAGTGGATGTCAGTCGGCCCGTAAGGCACTTAATTTTGATACCTCCGCTGTAATTAATTTTTCCGCATTAAATAATATCAATCCTGATTCCGACGATCGAGCGTCACCTGTGGTTGTGCATGTGTTTAAACTTGCCGATGACCGCCAGTTTAGTCGCGAAGATTTTCTGAGTTTGTACGAGGGTGCTGAAGCGCGTTTAGGTAAAGACTTGCTAGGTTCTGTAGTGCTGAAGGAAATCACGCCCGGAGAATCACGCAGTGAGGTGATTGGCTTGCCGCCAGAGGTGAAATTTATTGGCCTGATGGCCGAGTTTATTCAATACCGCAATGCCGACGCCATTATGGTATTTCCAATCGTAGAGCATAATCAAAATATCTTTGATATCGCGATTGATAGTAACAAATTGTCGGTATATCAAGAACCTGAAAACAACGACCTCCACGAAGCCTCTCGGCCAGTGAGAAGTGACCGAATTCATTAGACACTGGTTGTGATTAAGCAAATATATGCGTTGTGAGTTCCGTCTCATACGCCATTAGGATTGCGCCTAAGTGTTGTAAAAAGGATGACAAATGTCTTCAAAAAATAAAGTGATATGGTCTGAGGGCATGTTTCTTCGCCCGCAGCATTTTCAGCAGCAAGATAGATTTGTTGAACGGCTAATTGATGCAAGGACAGGTGTCATTGGTCAGCATTATTGGGGTGTACAAGAAATAACCATCGATGTCGAGGCTTTGGCTCTTGGCAAGGTGTCTATATCTTCGGTTCAGGGGGTATTCCCTGATGGCACACCTATTCTGGCACCAGAGTCAGAAGAGCTACCGAATATTATCGATATTCCCGAAAATACTCGGGATGAAATTGTTTATCTATGTGTGCCTATGCGTCGCCCTGGCTCGCAAGAATCTGTGCGTGATGAAGAAGAATTTCCGCAGGCGCGCTACAAAACCTACAACTATGATGCGCGCAATAGCGCTTCATCGTCTGGTGAGTCATCACGCATTCAAATTGGTAAGTTATCGACGTGCTTTAAGCTCGGATCAGAAGATTTGGGTGGCTATGCCTGTATTGGTATTGCACGAATTATCGAACGCTTGCCAGGTAGCCCCGTTAAGCTCGACAAAACCTTTATTCCGCCGGTATTACAGTGTACTAGCAGCGCAGAAATTAAGGGCTACATTGAAGAAGTTAAAGGCCTGCTAAAACAGCGCGGCGAAGCTTTAAGCCATCGTCTTAGTGACTCGGGTCGTTCGGGCTCGGCAGAGGTTGCCGATTATTTGTTACTGCAAGTTATCAATCGCGTGGAGCCTTTGATCAACCACCTGAGTCAACTATCCAATGTTCATCCTTTAGCTTTATATACTGAGCTATTGCAATTGGCCGGTGAATTATCAACCTTCACTGCTAGTAATAAGCGTCCGCCCGATATCCCTGCGTATAATCACGAGGATTTACAGCAGACGTATGCCGGATTATTTTCTGCATTGCGTCAGTCGCTCAGTATGGTGCTTGAGCAGTCGGCGGTTTCGTTGAACTTGGTTGAACGTAAATATGGTATTCATGTTGCACCAATTACCGACCCATCGCTAACCAAAACTGCGGCATTTGTTATTGCTGTAAAAGCAGATATTCCAACCGAATTATTGCGCAGTCGTTTTCCTTCTCAGGCTAAGTTGGCACCGGTCGAAAATATTCGCGAGCTTATTTCGACTCAACTACCGGGTTTGCGTATTCGCCCGTTACCCGTAGCGCCTCGTCAGATTCCATATCACGCTGGGTTTACCTATTTTGAGATTGATGCGAGTGGTGCGTTATGGACTGCAATGCAACAGTCGGGTGGATTTGCCGTTCATTTGGGCGCCGAATTTCCGGGGTTAATTATGGAACTATGGGCAATCAGGAGCTGAAACAATGAGCGGTGATCGACCAATTCCAGGCGGCGCTGACCGTACGGTTATAATTCCTACGCCGGGAGCGGCACGCGGCGCACAAACGCCACCGCCTGCGGCAGGAAATTTTGGCTTGCAGTCGAATGAGCGTATTGAGATTAAGACAGGCTTAAATCCATTGGTTAATTCAGCAACTACCTTGCTGACATTGGTTATTAAGCTGCGTTCGACCATGCAGCACGCCAATGTACCGGATTTACACAAACGCCTTACCGAGGAAATAAAAGCATTTGAGAGTAAAACCCGTAATGCCGGTATTGCCGGTGATAGCGTTATTGCTGCACGGTATTTACTCTGTTCCGTCATTGATGAAGTTGTATTGAATACGCCGTGGGGCGCATCAAGTGGCTGGAGTCAGCATTCCTTGCTGAGCCTGTTTCATCAAGAAACATCCGGCGGCGAGAAATGCTTTTTAATTCTTCAGCGTATGTTGGAAACCCCAGGCATTCATTTAGATGTACTGGAGTTGTTTTACATTTGTTTAAGTCTTGGTTTTCAAGGTAAATATCGTGTTGTATCTGGCGGCGGCCAGCAGATTGAGCAAATTCGAGATAATTTGTACAAGACAATAGAAAGTCATCGCCCAGTGCCAGCGCATGATTTATCGCCTAATTGGGAAGGCACCGTTAAGGCAAAAGATCGTATGGCGAATTTTATTCCGCTATGGGTCTTTGCCAGCGTTGTCTTGGCGGCTTTGTTGTTAACTTTTTCTGGCTTTCGTTACTGGCTGTATCAGACCACCGATCCCGTTGCGAGTAAGATTGCGGCAGAAATGACGACGTCCGAAATATTAGAAAAAAATACAGTTTCACCAGAACCAAACACGGAAAGACGGTTTTATTAGCCGACGAACTTGCTCTGTTGATTATCAAATTTTAATGCGGGTAGTGATATATATCCCCGGCTATTTCACATGGAGTATTCATGAAACGTCTACTTGAGTTTCTAACAAATAAGTGGGTCTTAGGCATCATAGGCCTTACAGCTCTATCTTTGCTGATTTGGTTTGGCGCTGAATTCATCAAGTTTGGTAGCGATAACGTTACCCTAAGCACAACGACTCGTTGGATCATTATCAGCCTATTTTGGTTGATTTGGTTAACCTGGAATATGGCGCAATGGTTAGTTGAGCGTCGTCAAAATAAAGAGTTGATCGGTAGCATTGAAGAGTCTCAAGAAGAAGCAAAAAACCCAGACGATGAGCGTAGCCAAGAAGAATTAACGGCTATGTCGCAGCGCTTCAGGGAGGCGCTGGCGACGCTGAAAAAAACTCGCTTTAAATCTCGCTTTGGTAGTCGAAGCTTATACCAGCTACCTTGGTACATTATTATTGGGCCGCCGGGTGCAGGTAAAACCACGGCATTAATCAATTCCGGTCTTAATTTTCCGCTTGCTGAGAGTCACGGTAAACAAGCGCTTGGCGGTGTTGGCGGTACGCGTAATTGTGATTGGTGGTTTACTAATGATGCTGTGTTAATTGATACCGCGGGTCGTTACACCACGCAAGATAGCCATCGCGTTGTCGACAATAATGCGTGGAATGCATTTTTAACCCTTTTGAAAAAATACCGCCGTCGTCGTCCGATTAATGGTGCTTTGGTTGCTATTAGTTTGCAGGACTTAATGGTTCAGACTGCGGAACAGCGCAATCAACAAGCGAAGACGATTAAAACGCGTATTGGCGAATTGCAGGAAGAATTAGGCGTTCGTTTCCCCGTTTATTTGACCTTCACTAAGTGTGATTTAGTGGCAGGTTTTGCCGAGTTTTTTGCTAATTTGTCGCAATCCGAGCGTGAGCAGGTTTGGGGGGTAAGTTTCCCTGCGGAAACCAGTCCAGAGACCGGAGCTGATATTGGTCGCTTTAAAGCTGAATTTGCCGAGTTGGCGAAACGCTTAAACGGCATGCTGCTAGGGCGAGTTCATCAAGAGCGTAATATCGAAAAACGTTCAATGATTCAAAGCTTCCCTGCGCATTTTGAAAGTCTTGGTGGTGTTGTTGATGAGTTTGTCGCTCAGGTTTTCTCACCCGACCGTTTTGGTTCAGTGCCTATGCTGCGTGGTGTGTATTTTACCAGTGCCACCCAAGAAGGTAGTCCGATTGATCGCATGATGGCTCAGGTGAGTAATAACTTTGGCCTTGAGCGCAATATGGGCAAGCAGCAGCAAAATAGCGGTAAGAGCTTTTTTATAACGCGCTTGTTTAATGACGTTATTTTCCCTGAATCGGAGCTCGTGGGTGTTAATCGCAAAGTTGAGAATATTTTACTTTGGCTAAGGCGGGGCACACTTGCGGTATTTTCTTTGATCTTCTTAGGCAGTGCAGCGCTGTGGGCTGGAGGTCTTACTAAAAATAAATCGTTCATGACGGATGTTGATGCGCTGTTTTATGACTTCAAGCAGCAGGCTGAAAAGTTTGACGTAACGCGGGACGATATCCCTGCGGTATTACCGGTAATGAATCCTTTGCTAAATGCCAGCTTGGTATACGATCAGGATGAACATCCATTCCTAAGCAACCTTGGCCTTTATGATGGCCGTGTTGATTCATCGGCAGATGCTTTATATCAAGTTGAATTGAATAAGATATTTTTCCCTGCGGTTAAAACCATGTTGGAAAGACATCTAAACACACTGACCTATACCGATAGTGAACTGCTGCCAATATTTAAAGTGTATTTAATGTTGTTTGACGAAGAGCATCGCGATTATCAGCAGATTCGCGCGTATGCTAAAACTCGTTGGCAGGATATGTTGCCGGGCGAAGCCGGTAAGCAGGAGCAGTTGTTACGCCATTTGGATAACTTATTCGGCGCGCCTTTAAATACTGAGGTTGTTGCTAACGATCAAGTGGTTGAGCGTACGCGTTTGCAGTTAAAGCGTATTCCCGTTGCGCAGCGTTTATATGCGCAATTGCAGAATAGCGGTAACAATGCTCAGCTTGTTGATCTATACCGCGAAATCGGTGGCGACACACAACAAGCGTTCGGCATTGCAGAAACCGATCCTGTTTTCAAAATGCCATTTTTGTTTACTAAAGCCGGCTTTAAGAATGCTGAGTACGGCGCTAACTCTGACATGATGACCAAGATCGCGGAAGATCGTTGGATTTATGGTGATGGCGCAAATGGCGAAGATTTCACTAAAGCAGATTTAGAGAAATTAAGTGACGAAGTTGAAAAATTATATTTAAGCGAATATGCCAAGCGTTGGCAGGCGTTCTATCAGCGTTTTACCTTGGCACGTATTACTAACAGCATTCAAGCGATTGCCGTATTGCAGCAGTTATCCGATCCGATTGCATCGCCATTAGTGCATGTGAGCGAGCTTGTTGCTGAAAATACTAGCTTAACGCCGCAAGTATCGCTCGATCCAAACAAAGGCGCTGTCGCTGGGGCCGCTGCAAAAGTGTTCTCTAAAGTATACGAGCCCAATATCGTCGATCTTAGATTTCAAGATGTTCAGCGTATGGTGAAAAGCGAGAACGGCGTACCGTCGAAAATGCAATCGTATTTGCTGGGCATTCAGCAGTTAAACGAGTACTTCCGACAAATTAACAGTGCCCCTGATTCTAATGCCGCGGCTTTTGATGTAGCGAAAGCTAAGTTTACCGCTAACGGTGCTGATGCTATGCAGCAATTGAAGAGTCTTGCCGCGACAGCACCAGAACAAGCGCAAGGGTGGTTGAATCATTTAGCAAATTCAACATGGACGTTAATTGTCGGCAAGGCGAAAACTCACATAGATACCGTTTGGCGTTATCAGGTTTATGATAATTATCGCGAAAATATCTATAACCGTTATCCAATGTCGGCGGATAAAAAATCCGAAGCGACAGTGATCGCTTTCGATGAATTCTTTAAGCCGGGTGGCATACAGCAAAGCTTTGTTGACGAATATGTGTTGCCATTTGTTGATACGCGTCGTTGGCAGGCGAAAAGCTACGATGGCTTAACCTTAGGTATCAGCAATTCATCACTTGCGCAGTTCCGCCGCGCCGACAATATTCGTAAGGCCTTTTATGCCAAGGGAGAAAGTGCTGGTTTCGCATTTGCGGTAGAGCCGCATAAGCTGGACTCTAATGTGCGTCTATTTACGCTCGAAGTGGGAGATTCTCGGATGTCTTATTCCCATGGTCCGCGCATTGAAAAAGATGTGATGTGGAGCGCTGCAGAAAGTAACCGTTCGCGCGTTGTCTTTGAAGATTTAAACGAAGCGGTAAGCAGTAAGCAATTTGATGGCGATTGGTCATTCCTAAGATTGCTTGATGATGCCGATATGAAAGCGACCAGTAATGCCCGTGAATATTCCGTAACGTTTACGGGTAATGGCCATAATGCGGTTTACAACTTAATTGCTCCGAGTAGTGTTAATGCCTTTGATTTTGGCTTGCTAAGAAACTTTAGCTGCCCTCAGTCGTTATAAAGAGGGGCTTATGAGCAATCAGATTGGATTATTCGGAAAATTACCGGCGCACGGCGATTTTGTTAATCGCCATGTGTCTTCGGCCTTCCTTTCTATATGGGATGAATGGCTGCAATGTTCGGTGTCGGGGTCTAAAGAGCTACTTGGTGATAGTTGGCTGGATATCTATTTAACCAGCTCAATTTGGCGCTTTGCCTTACGTCCTGGTGTGATTAATGAACACGCTTGGGCCGGAATTTTAATTCCAAGTGTCGATAGTGTCGGTCGATATTTCCCGCTGTCATTGGTGCAACCATTTGATGCAAAAACCAATGTTTTTGCATTGATGAGTAATAACCAATCATGGTTCGAATCTCTTGAAGCGGCAGCACTTGCGGCGCTCCAGAATTCCTTGGATGCTGATCAGTTATCTCAAATGGTGAGCGATGAGTCAGCCTCGCTGTGGCAGCATGGAATGACGCCAGCAGCGCAATGTCGGAACCTTGGCAATGCGATGGTAATGACGGGTGGGCATAATGAAGCTGAGCGTTATGCGGCATTGCTCAATAGTCAATTTGGCCATCAAGCCAGTTGCAGTATATGGAGTACTGGAGAAACGGCTAATAGCCCAGCGACAACAGTAGTTGTTGAAGGACTACCAAAGCCGGATCAATTTGTATTTATGTTGGATGGACGTTGGAATCAGTGAGCTGGTTAATACAACAGCGAACTAATACTAATTCATTAAATGACCAATAAGATTATCGCGGGTGTTAAATTGCAATCTAGGCGTGTAATATGTGCTCAGATTATTGCTTAACCCCAATTTAGAAAGGATTCTGACCAATGCCATTTGGTTATGTTATCGATATTGATAGCTTAGTTGCCCCCATTAGTGATGATATGCCGCAGGGAAGCGATGTAAGAGCCGATCGTTCCCCCACATCTGATTACTATGTCATTAAAGACGCCCGAAATAATGCTCGAGCAGCAGAACGCTCGGCGATGTTTGGCGATGTTGAAGTTGATTTGTACACCCCTTGGGTTACTGTTTCTGAGTTAGCAACTAAGATTTTGTCTTCTCAATCTAAGGATTTAGAAGTTGCCACTTGGTACCTCGAAAGCCTAATTCGCCTTAATGGCGTTTCTGGTCTAAGAGATGGTATGAAATTAATTAATCAATTAGTTAATGATCATTGGGATGGTCTATTTCCAATGCCTGACGAAGATGGCATTGAGACTCGTGTTGCACCACTCACAGGTTTAAATGGTGACGGCGGTGAAGGTACTTTATTAGCGCCATTACGCAATATCGAAATTACGATTGACGGCGATCATGGGGCGTTCAGTTTTTGGCAATATCAGCAGGCTCGTGATGCTGATCGAATCGACGATGAAGATCGCAAAGCTGAGCGTATTTCAACGCTTGGATACAGTCTATCTTCAGTAAATGACACGATCGCCCAGACCGATATTCAGACCTGCCGTAATTTTATTGAAACCATCGAAGAAGCATTAGCGGCCTACAAAGAAACCAGCAGTAAATTACGTGAATTATGTGGCGGCGATGCTCCTCCAAGCTCAAAAATTACAGAATTATTAGACGAAGTTTTACGTACCACGCGTTTCGCCTATAAAGAAAAAATCCAAGCGGCGGATGACGCCGATGCTGCAGCCGCAGCTGTCTCAGAACCGAGCGAAGTATCATCGGACGAAACCGTTACTACAAGCCAGGTCGTACATATGACTAATGCTGCCGCAGGCCCAATTACTAATCGCGAAGATGCCCTCAAGCGCCTTGAAGAAGTTGCTAAATATTTCCGTCAGTACGAACCTCATACGCCTCTTGCGCCTAGCTTAGAGCGTATTGTGTCATGGGGCCGAATGACAGTAGCAGAGCTAATGATGGAGCTGATTCCAGACAGTACAGCTCGTAGCCTTTATTCGCAGTTTACCGGGGTGATGTTGGATGGCAGCGATACCCATTCATATGTTGCGCCACCAGTGGTTAAACCGGCCACTAGCCAAACGACACCTACATCTCAAGGGGCGGCAGACGCTGCGCCAGCGGCGGAACCAGCTGCGAAAATGGGATGGTAAGCGTTAATTAATTTGAACCCAGAGAATTAAACCGTTACTCACACGAAAAGGAGTTATTTATGTCCGAAAGTATTCACAATAAATTGAAGCGAGTTCGTAAGCCTCGCGTACATATTACGTATGACGTTGAAACTAACGGTGCAGAAGTTAAGAAGGAACTGCCATTTGTAACGGGTGTTATGGGCGACTATTCCGGTGATAACACTGAGAACCGCAAAGCGCTTAAAGATCGTAAATTCGTTCAAATTGATCGTGATAACTTCAACGAAGCGATGGGTAAAGTAAATCCTAAGCTTAACCTTCAAGTTGAAAATACGTTAGCCGGTGACGGTAGCAAGGTTGCAATTGATCTCGACTTCAAAAAAATGGATGACTTCACACCAGAAGCCATCGTTTCTCAGGTTGAGCCATTGAAAAAGCTACTAGATGCGCGTAACAAACTACGTGACTTGTTGAGCAAAGCAGATCGTTCAGAAGATCTCGAAAACGTTCTTGAAGAAATTTTGAAAAATACCGACAACATTACCGCTATTTCGAAAGAGCTTGGTATCGGTGAAGCTAAGGAAGGAGCTGAATAATGAGTACTGAATTAGAAACCTCTGGCGGCGCAGTCGCCGAAGAGCAATCGTTTAGCTTATTAGAACAAGCAATTAGTTCAACTAAGCAAACTGAGCGCGAAGAAACTCAAGACCTTTTGGCTAACCTGACTGAACAGGTTTTAAAGGGTACAGTGACTTGGGATCGCAACCTAACCAATACCATTAAGCAAGCGGTTGCAGCAATTGATGAAGCTATGTCTCGTCAATTAACGGCAATTCTTCATGACGAAAAATTCCAAAAATTGGAAGGTTCATGGCGCGGCCTTAATCACTTGGTGATGAATTCTGAAACCAGCTCTACGCTGAAAATTCGCATGCT containing:
- the tssB gene encoding type VI secretion system contractile sheath small subunit gives rise to the protein MSESIHNKLKRVRKPRVHITYDVETNGAEVKKELPFVTGVMGDYSGDNTENRKALKDRKFVQIDRDNFNEAMGKVNPKLNLQVENTLAGDGSKVAIDLDFKKMDDFTPEAIVSQVEPLKKLLDARNKLRDLLSKADRSEDLENVLEEILKNTDNITAISKELGIGEAKEGAE
- the tssA gene encoding type VI secretion system protein TssA — its product is MPFGYVIDIDSLVAPISDDMPQGSDVRADRSPTSDYYVIKDARNNARAAERSAMFGDVEVDLYTPWVTVSELATKILSSQSKDLEVATWYLESLIRLNGVSGLRDGMKLINQLVNDHWDGLFPMPDEDGIETRVAPLTGLNGDGGEGTLLAPLRNIEITIDGDHGAFSFWQYQQARDADRIDDEDRKAERISTLGYSLSSVNDTIAQTDIQTCRNFIETIEEALAAYKETSSKLRELCGGDAPPSSKITELLDEVLRTTRFAYKEKIQAADDADAAAAAVSEPSEVSSDETVTTSQVVHMTNAAAGPITNREDALKRLEEVAKYFRQYEPHTPLAPSLERIVSWGRMTVAELMMELIPDSTARSLYSQFTGVMLDGSDTHSYVAPPVVKPATSQTTPTSQGAADAAPAAEPAAKMGW